ACAAAGTATCGGAAGACGGGAAGAGCAGGATGACTATTTCTCCAGTTCAACCACTTCTGTCGGTACACTTGCAGTCATCGCCGATGGGATTAGCGGTTTGTCTAACGGAAGAATGGCGAGTACGCTCGCTGTAACGGTGTTTAGCAAGGAATTTCTTTTATTGGAGAAGACGGAGGATTTCACTGAATTTTTCTCCAAGGCAGCAATGCAGAGTAATAGTGGAATTCTAGCCAACCTAAGCGGAAGTAACGGTGGAACAACCTTGGTCACAGCTGTGGTATCTTCTGGAATGCTTCACTGGGCAGCGGTGGGAGATAGTATGATCTCGGTGTTCCGAGAGGGCGAATTTATCTCTATGAATTCCAAGCATACGGTCGAGACGTTACTTCACGAGCAAGTTCTTAGTGGAGAAATGACCAAAGAAGAAGCTGAGACAAGCCCTGTCCGTAAGCATTTGGTCAATTATTTGGGATATGAAGGCTTTAGAAATATGGAGATCGGTGAACCCTTTCGTTTGCGCAAACAGGATAGAATTATGCTTGCTAGTGATGGGATCTACGATGCTTTAAGTGAAGTAGAGCTTGAAGAAATGTTGAAGCAGAAGAAGCCAGTGGAAGACATCGCTGACGATATCATCGAACAGATTGAGGCTCTAGGCTTAAGAAATCAGGACAATGCGACAGTTATTATACTAGAAAAGGGCTGGTGATTCCTTGCGGCATCCGCAAATCCGGATCGCTAGAGACAAGGGGGAACACATGCGGAAGGAGAACAGTGATTTCAAGACCGGTTTCGTTTCTGAAGCGGGTTCTTTTATTAATAATAAGGATTATTTCGCTTACATAGAGCTAGATGATATGGCTTGTTATGTCATTGCAGATGGGATCGATAACGATCAAGAAGCTCACAGTGCCGAGATGATAGCCAAGACGGTATTAGAGAATTTCATAGAGCGTCCAACCTTATCGCGGAGACAACTTAAAAGCTCATTACATGAAGCACATGAATGGCTGAAGTTCGAGAGTCGGAGGGTTCGGTTGAAGGCCAGTCTACTGGTGGTAGTAAC
The nucleotide sequence above comes from Paenibacillus sp. IHBB 10380. Encoded proteins:
- a CDS encoding PP2C family protein-serine/threonine phosphatase, producing the protein MLAMLQTVEIEHYIVILSALILWIVLYYIRRVLVRRQSTTTPTTGIQIGNGQSIGRREEQDDYFSSSTTSVGTLAVIADGISGLSNGRMASTLAVTVFSKEFLLLEKTEDFTEFFSKAAMQSNSGILANLSGSNGGTTLVTAVVSSGMLHWAAVGDSMISVFREGEFISMNSKHTVETLLHEQVLSGEMTKEEAETSPVRKHLVNYLGYEGFRNMEIGEPFRLRKQDRIMLASDGIYDALSEVELEEMLKQKKPVEDIADDIIEQIEALGLRNQDNATVIILEKGW